The Halomicronema hongdechloris C2206 genome includes a window with the following:
- a CDS encoding glycosyltransferase family 9 protein — protein MRVLALVPGGIDDQILFFPTLDHLKQAFPKVEIDVVTEPSAKAAYSVSKTVRETIPYTFATRNSPADWANLLGIIRDREYEVALTLTQSWSLGLLLWLSGIPTRVGYASSSNNLFLTATVPLKAQQYQAEQYHDLLKPLSLDAPCPPASLSLPQRSLDWADQQRQRSDIGNQGYVALYPGAAVSASGQDAYPVDSWRTILKDFQHRQPDLPLVVIQQPETVKIVSQLTQALSGLQVIQTDTIAQLAAILAGANLVLSTDSYPLYLAVTLNVFALGLFGENDPTHRLPAAQGDETRFIGIPSPGQTVADIAPETVLKTIWNE, from the coding sequence ATGCGAGTATTGGCTCTAGTTCCCGGTGGAATTGATGACCAGATTCTATTTTTTCCCACCCTTGACCATCTGAAGCAGGCTTTTCCTAAGGTTGAGATCGATGTGGTTACGGAGCCCTCAGCCAAAGCCGCTTACAGCGTATCTAAAACAGTTAGAGAAACCATCCCCTATACCTTTGCTACCCGCAATAGCCCGGCCGACTGGGCCAATCTACTCGGGATTATTCGCGATCGTGAATACGAAGTGGCACTAACCTTAACCCAAAGCTGGTCTCTGGGGTTACTGTTGTGGCTCAGTGGTATCCCGACCCGTGTCGGCTATGCCAGCTCTAGTAACAATCTATTTTTGACGGCTACGGTGCCGCTCAAGGCGCAACAATACCAGGCTGAACAGTATCACGACTTGCTAAAACCTCTAAGTCTTGACGCGCCTTGTCCTCCAGCCAGTCTTAGTTTACCTCAGCGCTCCCTGGACTGGGCCGATCAACAGCGGCAGCGCTCAGACATCGGCAACCAGGGCTATGTTGCCCTCTACCCTGGCGCAGCGGTGTCTGCTTCCGGTCAAGATGCCTATCCAGTGGACTCTTGGCGTACTATTCTCAAGGATTTCCAGCATCGACAACCCGATTTGCCCCTGGTGGTGATTCAGCAACCGGAAACAGTTAAGATCGTGAGCCAATTGACTCAGGCATTGTCCGGATTGCAAGTCATTCAAACGGACACTATCGCTCAATTAGCGGCCATTTTGGCTGGCGCTAATCTGGTCCTGAGCACCGATAGCTATCCGCTGTACCTGGCGGTAACCTTGAATGTTTTTGCCTTAGGGCTGTTTGGGGAAAATGATCCGACCCATCGCCTACCCGCTGCTCAGGGGGACGAAACTCGCTTCATTGGCATTCCGTCCCCTGGCCAAACCGTTGCCGATATCGCTCCTGAGACAGTGCTGAAAACCATTTGGAATGAGTAG
- the ispD gene encoding 2-C-methyl-D-erythritol 4-phosphate cytidylyltransferase, translated as MHLLIPAAGMGRRMGADRNKVLLTVRGRPLIAWTLLAAEAAQRITWIGLIGQPVDQALLLEIFDSLGLTTPVHFIAGGDTRQASVYNGLQALPEEATRVLIHDGARCLISPDLFDRCAAALENCSGLIAAVPVKDTIKQVDRDLKIENTPDRRCLWAAQTPQGFDVALLKSCHSKGQQLQWMVTDDAALFENCGLPVQVIPGEETNVKVTTPSDLAIAEWILSQRSH; from the coding sequence GTGCACTTACTGATTCCAGCCGCCGGCATGGGGCGGCGCATGGGGGCAGATCGCAACAAAGTTTTGCTAACAGTACGGGGGCGCCCCTTGATTGCCTGGACTTTACTGGCGGCTGAGGCCGCTCAACGGATCACTTGGATAGGGCTGATTGGTCAGCCGGTTGATCAGGCACTGTTGTTGGAAATCTTTGATAGCTTGGGACTGACGACGCCGGTACACTTCATCGCAGGAGGCGATACGCGCCAAGCATCGGTTTATAACGGGCTGCAAGCCTTACCAGAAGAGGCAACCCGAGTCTTGATCCACGATGGGGCTCGCTGCCTGATCAGCCCGGATTTATTCGATCGCTGTGCGGCTGCTTTAGAGAACTGCTCTGGCCTAATTGCTGCCGTTCCGGTCAAGGATACGATTAAGCAAGTGGATCGTGATCTCAAGATTGAAAATACGCCTGACCGCCGCTGCCTCTGGGCAGCCCAAACTCCGCAGGGGTTTGATGTGGCGCTGTTGAAAAGCTGCCATAGCAAAGGCCAACAGCTACAGTGGATGGTGACTGATGACGCCGCCCTCTTCGAAAACTGTGGTTTACCTGTCCAAGTTATTCCTGGCGAGGAAACCAATGTTAAGGTAACCACCCCCAGCGATCTTGCGATCGCAGAGTGGATTTTGAGCCAGCGGTCCCATTAA
- the psb30 gene encoding photosystem II reaction center protein Ycf12/Psb30, with the protein MSGTTFELIAQLTMLTMIVIAGPVIVFLLAAQGGDL; encoded by the coding sequence ATGAGTGGAACTACCTTTGAGCTGATTGCACAGCTAACCATGTTAACGATGATCGTGATCGCTGGCCCAGTTATCGTGTTTCTATTGGCAGCTCAGGGAGGCGATCTCTGA
- a CDS encoding YkgJ family cysteine cluster protein has product MATWQCIEGCGACCHLDPQDRPDLDCYLSPADLALYLSLVGADGWCIHFDHATRRCRIYAERPGFCRVEAETFEAMYGIDSSELNAFAIDCCRQQITAVHGAHSAEMERFNTAVDDNAANAQGYHSEK; this is encoded by the coding sequence ATGGCTACCTGGCAATGTATTGAAGGCTGCGGCGCCTGCTGTCATCTCGACCCTCAAGACCGCCCCGACCTGGACTGCTATCTCAGCCCCGCTGATTTGGCCCTGTATCTCAGTTTGGTCGGGGCAGATGGGTGGTGCATTCACTTTGACCACGCCACTCGCCGCTGTCGTATCTATGCTGAGCGACCTGGATTCTGTCGCGTTGAAGCAGAGACCTTCGAGGCGATGTATGGCATTGACTCCTCGGAGTTGAACGCCTTTGCCATTGACTGTTGTCGCCAGCAAATTACCGCTGTTCATGGCGCCCATAGCGCTGAGATGGAACGGTTTAATACTGCGGTAGACGACAACGCCGCTAATGCTCAAGGCTACCACTCTGAAAAGTAG
- a CDS encoding DUF2808 domain-containing protein: protein MANYHLLGLGLAGLIAASGMTCLTSSRELAAAQLADGTIAFEYPPRLSEATATRNQAGARHVRYYFTLNLNPSAGESLRWVSLQLAEGRDPMFRFDAEATQAFEGTRRERNSRLTLGEVTQDRDTQTVTVVFDPPVPPGRQVTIALEPHRNPRRGGVYLFGVIAAPDGEQVRQEFAGYGRLHFYDHDSDPIR from the coding sequence ATGGCCAACTATCACCTCCTAGGACTCGGGTTGGCGGGCCTGATTGCAGCCAGTGGGATGACGTGTCTCACGTCCTCTAGGGAACTGGCGGCAGCTCAGTTAGCTGATGGAACCATTGCCTTTGAATATCCGCCGCGACTCTCGGAGGCAACCGCGACCCGCAACCAAGCTGGAGCCCGCCATGTCAGGTATTACTTCACCTTGAATCTGAATCCCTCCGCCGGTGAGTCGCTGCGCTGGGTCTCGCTGCAGTTGGCGGAAGGACGCGATCCGATGTTTCGGTTTGACGCCGAAGCCACCCAAGCCTTTGAGGGCACTCGCCGTGAGCGGAATAGTCGGTTGACGTTGGGCGAAGTTACCCAGGACCGAGACACCCAGACGGTCACCGTTGTCTTTGACCCACCGGTTCCTCCCGGACGTCAGGTCACCATTGCCCTAGAACCCCATCGCAATCCACGGCGGGGTGGAGTCTATTTGTTTGGAGTCATTGCTGCCCCGGACGGAGAACAGGTGAGGCAGGAATTTGCTGGCTATGGCCGTCTGCATTTCTATGACCACGATTCGGATCCGATTCGATAG
- a CDS encoding glycosyltransferase — protein MLEQINPAAIDLDDLDLDEFPGYAGRRRKAAMTLTALWSGTTILHLMTWGHWIVVALTVLLSVHALRLLITSPLPGPQPLPSLADASDAFLDAQRWPYVSILVAAKNEEAVIQPLVQTLCALDYPQHRYDLWVVDDNSCDRTPILLDQLTRQYDQLHVIHRTSEATGGKSGALNQVLPHTQGDVVAVFDADAKVPMDLLRRVIPLFQRPQVGAVQVRKAVTNGTTNLWTQGQQAEMALDSYYQQQRIAVGGLGELRGNGQFVRRSALEHCGGWNEATITDDLDLTFRLHMNGWDIDFLLHPAVREEGVTRVLALWHQRNRWAEGGYQRYLDYWRLMSPTRLGLRKSLDLFAFWVIQYALPSVALPDLLLSISRHRLPIFMPVSSMVVFLSIAGMVFGLRRTQSAPYLPALFQAIRGTLYMIHWVLVVASTTVRLSVRPKRLKWIKTVHLGLEDDATLDVSSQNL, from the coding sequence ATGCTTGAGCAGATCAATCCAGCTGCCATTGACTTAGATGATCTGGATCTCGATGAGTTTCCCGGCTACGCCGGTCGTCGGCGCAAGGCAGCTATGACACTGACAGCCCTCTGGAGTGGCACCACGATCTTACATTTGATGACCTGGGGGCATTGGATAGTGGTAGCTTTGACTGTTCTGTTGAGTGTGCATGCCCTACGGCTGCTGATAACGTCCCCACTACCAGGGCCTCAGCCCTTACCATCTCTGGCTGATGCGTCCGATGCTTTCCTGGATGCGCAACGGTGGCCCTATGTCTCTATTCTGGTGGCGGCTAAGAATGAAGAAGCGGTCATTCAACCCCTGGTGCAAACCCTCTGTGCCCTAGATTATCCTCAGCATCGCTACGACCTCTGGGTAGTGGATGATAACAGTTGCGATCGCACCCCCATTCTCCTAGATCAGCTGACCCGTCAGTACGACCAACTGCACGTCATCCACCGCACCTCAGAGGCCACCGGTGGCAAATCAGGGGCCCTAAACCAGGTCCTACCCCATACCCAAGGCGATGTCGTGGCGGTATTCGACGCTGACGCCAAGGTGCCCATGGATCTGCTGCGTCGAGTCATCCCCCTATTCCAACGCCCCCAAGTCGGTGCCGTGCAGGTACGTAAAGCCGTCACCAATGGCACCACTAATTTGTGGACCCAGGGGCAACAGGCCGAGATGGCCCTAGACAGCTACTACCAGCAACAGCGCATCGCTGTCGGTGGCTTGGGAGAACTACGCGGCAACGGTCAGTTTGTGCGGCGTAGCGCCCTGGAACACTGTGGTGGCTGGAATGAAGCCACCATCACCGACGATCTAGACCTCACCTTCCGGCTGCATATGAATGGCTGGGATATTGACTTCCTCCTGCATCCAGCCGTTCGAGAAGAAGGAGTAACCCGAGTCCTGGCCCTGTGGCATCAGCGTAATCGCTGGGCTGAAGGGGGATATCAACGCTATCTCGACTATTGGCGGCTGATGTCTCCCACCCGCCTAGGACTCCGCAAATCCCTCGATCTCTTCGCCTTCTGGGTGATCCAATACGCCCTTCCCTCGGTGGCACTGCCCGATCTACTACTTTCCATCAGCCGCCATCGCCTCCCGATCTTCATGCCGGTTTCCTCGATGGTGGTATTCCTATCCATTGCCGGTATGGTGTTTGGCCTACGCCGTACCCAAAGCGCCCCCTATTTGCCAGCCCTATTCCAGGCGATACGCGGCACCCTTTACATGATCCACTGGGTCCTCGTGGTTGCTAGCACCACCGTGCGTCTATCGGTTCGACCAAAGCGCCTAAAGTGGATCAAAACGGTGCACCTAGGGCTAGAAGACGATGCTACCTTAGATGTCTCCAGCCAAAACCTCTAG
- the ebsA gene encoding type IV pilus biogenesis protein EbsA, whose amino-acid sequence MGLTFDDIKPATKQDISVYIPYYQGGKRNALPYAIGLYKQGNLEGERIIEGGDSIPFLATWNVSVLPADLTRCRLQFEDDAELSYEITMATFEFVDFLFDVVAALRHKRPADFSKSFYRKLLRLDD is encoded by the coding sequence ATGGGGTTGACATTCGACGATATCAAACCAGCAACCAAACAAGACATCAGTGTCTACATCCCCTACTACCAGGGGGGTAAGCGTAATGCCTTGCCCTATGCCATTGGGCTCTACAAGCAGGGCAACCTGGAAGGAGAACGCATCATTGAGGGGGGGGATAGTATTCCCTTCCTGGCCACTTGGAATGTGTCTGTCTTGCCCGCCGATCTCACTCGCTGCCGCCTGCAGTTCGAAGACGATGCCGAACTAAGCTACGAAATCACCATGGCCACCTTCGAATTTGTAGACTTTCTGTTCGATGTTGTGGCAGCCCTACGACACAAGCGCCCTGCTGATTTCTCCAAAAGCTTCTACCGGAAGCTACTCCGATTAGACGATTAA
- a CDS encoding phosphotransacetylase family protein: MPKPVNVLIGSIEAYSGKSATVLGIALQLQQQGIDIAYGKPIGTCLGNGSSATADKDVEFIARTLDLPESRLRFPLFNLDDDTIAAQLAGENSFNYCQRLATAYARQGEEAVVLLEGPGTLDEGALFQLSLPHMARAIEATVILVARFHSLLVVDALLAAKERLGTHLAGVIINDIPEEHLESVNQRLRPCLERHQIPVLATLPRTPLMRSISVREMVQQLQAEVLCCEDRLELMVESLAIGAMNVNSALRYFRKRINMAVVTGGDRTDIQLAALETSTHCLVLTGHMSPSEAILARAKDLEIPILSVDFDTLTTVEQIDQLFGQVRLHEPAKVTCVQELMQHHLDAHRLMDILNLPMAASLS; encoded by the coding sequence GTGCCAAAGCCGGTGAATGTGCTGATCGGATCCATAGAAGCCTACAGCGGCAAGTCGGCGACCGTCCTCGGCATCGCTCTGCAGCTACAACAACAAGGCATTGATATTGCCTATGGCAAGCCCATTGGCACATGTTTAGGGAATGGTTCATCTGCAACTGCCGACAAAGATGTAGAATTCATTGCCCGCACCCTAGATCTACCCGAGTCTCGCCTGCGCTTCCCCCTGTTTAACCTAGACGATGACACCATCGCAGCCCAATTAGCTGGCGAAAATAGCTTCAACTATTGTCAACGGCTAGCCACTGCCTATGCCAGGCAAGGAGAAGAGGCTGTGGTCTTGCTAGAAGGTCCTGGCACGTTAGACGAAGGAGCTCTCTTCCAACTATCTTTACCCCATATGGCTCGAGCCATTGAGGCAACTGTGATTTTGGTGGCTCGGTTTCATTCCCTCTTGGTTGTTGATGCACTGTTGGCTGCCAAGGAGCGTTTAGGGACTCACTTGGCTGGGGTGATCATTAACGATATTCCAGAAGAGCACCTAGAGTCAGTCAATCAGCGATTGCGGCCTTGTTTAGAACGCCACCAAATTCCTGTCTTAGCTACCCTGCCTAGAACCCCCCTGATGCGCAGCATCAGCGTCAGGGAGATGGTGCAGCAGTTACAGGCTGAGGTCCTTTGCTGTGAGGATCGCCTGGAGCTCATGGTCGAAAGCCTCGCCATCGGTGCCATGAATGTGAACTCGGCCCTGCGGTATTTTCGTAAACGTATCAACATGGCCGTTGTCACCGGCGGAGATCGTACCGATATCCAGCTGGCAGCATTAGAAACATCGACCCACTGCCTGGTGTTAACCGGCCATATGTCTCCTTCTGAGGCGATTTTGGCTCGAGCTAAAGATCTAGAAATTCCGATTTTATCCGTCGATTTCGATACCTTAACCACCGTGGAGCAGATTGATCAGCTTTTTGGTCAAGTGAGGTTACATGAACCTGCCAAAGTGACCTGTGTCCAGGAGCTCATGCAGCATCACCTAGATGCTCATCGCCTGATGGACATTCTGAATCTGCCCATGGCTGCTAGTCTCTCCTGA
- a CDS encoding DNA recombination-mediator protein A translates to MSQSIEAPVDSLKVDVFLQELAAIQQSSSKRIAILGSRHVPITHQQLIELLTYALVLGGNRIITSGATGTNSAAIRGATKADANLLTVILPQSLARQPRESQEQLEQVMHLVENSENDSLSLAEASALCNQEIISRCQQLICFAFHDSHTLLKTCQDAEEQRKIVTLFYFD, encoded by the coding sequence TTGAGTCAGTCTATTGAAGCGCCTGTCGATAGCCTCAAAGTCGACGTCTTTCTACAGGAGTTAGCTGCCATTCAGCAATCTAGCTCTAAGCGGATTGCGATTCTTGGGTCTCGCCATGTGCCAATTACACACCAGCAGCTGATTGAGTTGCTAACCTATGCGTTGGTGCTAGGAGGCAACCGCATTATCACCTCTGGAGCAACTGGAACCAATTCTGCAGCCATTAGAGGGGCTACCAAGGCTGATGCCAACCTGCTGACTGTAATTCTGCCCCAGAGTCTGGCTCGCCAACCTCGAGAGTCTCAGGAGCAACTCGAGCAGGTTATGCACCTGGTAGAGAATTCAGAGAACGATTCCCTCTCGTTGGCCGAAGCCAGTGCCCTCTGTAACCAAGAAATCATCTCCCGCTGTCAACAGCTGATCTGCTTCGCGTTTCACGATAGCCACACGCTATTGAAGACTTGCCAGGATGCAGAAGAACAGCGCAAGATCGTTACCCTATTCTATTTTGATTAG
- a CDS encoding PPC domain-containing DNA-binding protein has translation MSVQIHALRLHPGQDLRRALGTYAQEEALEAAVIVSAIGSLETAALRFAGQSEAQVLQGPFELLSLAGTLSTHGLHLHGAIANGAGSVCGGHIAAGCVIYTTAEVAIAALPGYSFRREIDPQTGYRELCINPARQESQ, from the coding sequence ATGAGTGTTCAAATCCATGCCCTGCGGCTGCATCCCGGTCAGGATTTGCGGCGAGCCTTAGGAACTTACGCCCAGGAAGAGGCCCTGGAGGCCGCCGTAATCGTCAGCGCCATTGGCAGCTTAGAAACGGCAGCCCTGCGCTTCGCCGGGCAGTCTGAGGCTCAGGTGCTGCAAGGACCGTTTGAGCTACTGTCGCTGGCGGGAACCCTGTCGACCCACGGCCTGCACCTCCACGGTGCGATCGCAAATGGAGCTGGCAGTGTCTGCGGTGGCCATATTGCGGCCGGTTGTGTGATTTATACGACCGCCGAAGTTGCGATTGCAGCTTTGCCTGGCTACAGCTTCAGGCGAGAAATCGACCCTCAAACTGGCTACCGGGAACTGTGCATCAACCCCGCTAGACAGGAGTCACAGTAA
- the sipA gene encoding regulatory protein SipA codes for MPSSFAIGDRVRLAQPPPYLKTADSMPMLRPPDLLSVGAEGIVMEHRPGGYWSVRFQPGTFLLDSQYLQKVSPDSPEVDSPEVDSSVN; via the coding sequence ATGCCTAGTTCATTTGCAATCGGCGACCGGGTCCGTCTGGCCCAACCGCCGCCCTATCTCAAAACCGCTGACTCCATGCCGATGCTACGGCCACCAGACTTGCTCTCGGTTGGGGCTGAAGGCATTGTCATGGAGCATCGACCGGGGGGCTACTGGAGCGTTCGCTTTCAGCCAGGGACCTTCCTACTCGATAGTCAGTATTTGCAGAAGGTTAGCCCCGATTCCCCCGAGGTCGATTCCCCCGAGGTCGATTCGTCTGTGAATTAG
- a CDS encoding sirohydrochlorin chelatase, with protein MPTHPIITRISDFVTSDVTPLPELPARRPLLLIGHGSRDPEGRQHLLDFASAYQALDRSRPVIPCFLELTTPTILDAVDQCVAQGYTDISVMPVLLFAARHNKFDVTNELDRARRRYPQLTFHYGRHFGITPEILDLWHQRLQQLDEPRYNPRGIARDDTVLLFVGRGASDPDANGDVYKMARLLWEGSGYQTVEICFIGITHPRLDVGFQRARLYQPKRIVVLPYFLFTGVLVKKIIDITSQQQVECPGIEITCLPEMGRHPNLMQVLRRREIETQRGQVQMNCELCKFRLAAVSINGHGHHGHDHGHHHGPHHSSGDPYQQPQQYHQRAWQVP; from the coding sequence ATGCCAACACACCCTATCATCACGAGAATTAGCGACTTTGTCACCTCCGACGTCACGCCTTTGCCTGAGTTGCCAGCCCGCCGTCCCTTACTCCTGATTGGCCACGGCAGCCGCGACCCGGAAGGGCGCCAGCATCTCCTCGACTTTGCTAGTGCCTATCAAGCCCTCGATCGCTCACGACCAGTGATTCCCTGTTTTCTAGAGCTAACAACGCCCACCATCCTCGATGCCGTCGACCAGTGTGTTGCCCAAGGCTATACCGATATTTCGGTCATGCCAGTGTTGCTCTTCGCCGCTCGCCACAACAAATTTGACGTCACTAACGAATTAGACCGGGCCCGCCGACGCTATCCTCAGCTGACCTTTCACTATGGTCGTCACTTCGGCATCACGCCAGAAATCCTAGATCTCTGGCATCAGCGCCTGCAGCAGCTGGACGAGCCCCGCTACAATCCCCGAGGCATTGCCCGGGACGATACCGTCCTGTTATTCGTCGGCCGCGGCGCCAGCGACCCCGACGCCAACGGTGATGTCTATAAAATGGCCCGCCTCCTCTGGGAAGGCAGTGGCTACCAGACCGTTGAAATCTGTTTCATCGGCATTACCCATCCCCGCCTAGACGTCGGGTTTCAACGGGCCCGCCTGTATCAGCCCAAGCGCATCGTGGTGCTGCCCTATTTTCTCTTTACGGGCGTCTTGGTGAAAAAGATCATCGACATCACCAGCCAGCAACAAGTTGAATGTCCTGGCATCGAGATTACCTGCCTGCCGGAGATGGGCAGGCATCCTAACCTGATGCAGGTATTGCGACGTCGGGAGATCGAAACCCAACGGGGTCAGGTGCAGATGAATTGCGAGCTGTGTAAGTTCCGTCTGGCGGCGGTTTCAATCAACGGCCATGGTCATCATGGTCATGATCATGGTCATCACCATGGACCCCATCACAGCTCGGGGGATCCGTATCAGCAGCCCCAGCAATACCACCAGCGGGCCTGGCAGGTGCCCTAG
- a CDS encoding ion transporter: MEPMTLQQRVRFYLEDLETPWGRAVNGAIATLIILSSAIFVIETYTIPASLEIVLDWMDWLILAAFTLEYGLRAWSAEQPRRYLFSLYGLVDLIAILPLLLGFLDLRFIRLLRWLRLLRLWRFLANQQLGGRLKTQDTLIVTRILFTLFTIIFIYSGLIFQVEHPANPDNFRNFLDAAYFAVVTMTTVGFGDVTPVSEAGRALTIMMILTGIALIPTQVGRLIGQVAKAKDPDQVSCPSCGLYGHDSDARFCKRCGNPLFKPGPNPSPDPMATEAISPASLEPGQPGVK, translated from the coding sequence ATGGAGCCCATGACCCTACAACAGCGGGTTAGATTCTATTTAGAAGACCTGGAGACGCCTTGGGGAAGAGCGGTCAATGGTGCGATCGCAACCCTGATTATCCTCTCCAGCGCCATCTTTGTCATCGAGACCTACACCATCCCAGCCTCCCTAGAGATAGTCTTGGATTGGATGGACTGGCTGATTCTGGCGGCATTCACCCTAGAATATGGGCTGCGGGCCTGGTCAGCAGAGCAGCCCAGACGATACCTCTTCAGCCTATACGGTCTCGTGGATCTGATTGCAATCCTACCGTTACTGTTGGGCTTCCTCGACCTGCGCTTCATCCGCCTGCTACGGTGGTTACGGCTGCTGCGGCTGTGGCGCTTCTTAGCCAATCAGCAGCTAGGGGGCCGCCTCAAAACCCAAGACACCTTGATTGTCACCCGCATTCTCTTCACCCTCTTCACCATCATCTTCATCTACTCTGGGTTGATTTTTCAGGTCGAACACCCCGCCAATCCAGACAACTTCCGCAACTTTCTAGATGCCGCCTACTTCGCCGTCGTCACCATGACCACCGTTGGCTTTGGCGATGTGACCCCAGTCTCTGAAGCGGGGCGGGCCCTCACCATCATGATGATTCTCACCGGCATCGCCTTGATTCCCACCCAAGTCGGTCGGCTAATTGGTCAAGTGGCCAAGGCTAAAGACCCCGATCAAGTCTCCTGTCCCAGTTGCGGCCTCTATGGCCACGACAGCGACGCCCGGTTTTGTAAACGATGCGGTAACCCACTATTTAAGCCGGGGCCCAATCCCTCGCCAGACCCCATGGCCACAGAGGCAATCTCACCGGCCTCACTCGAACCGGGTCAGCCAGGTGTAAAATGA
- a CDS encoding biotin transporter BioY has product MNRLPIGNQGILQVFAPFELFWALIGLILTIAATWMEVFITNAPWSWGGAGLRVYSLGVSFQVGAVLLTGCLGGKTAAALSQIAYLTLGLLLFQVFELQVFTQGGGLAYVREPSFGYLVGFVPAAWICGYLAFRDAPKLETLALSSVSGLTAIHGCGVLYLCIAYGFGWIGNPSLSFLQAVATYSLWPLPGQLVVACAVAVIAFIARRLLFY; this is encoded by the coding sequence ATGAATCGCCTACCGATAGGGAATCAGGGGATCTTGCAGGTGTTTGCTCCATTTGAGCTGTTTTGGGCGCTGATCGGCCTCATCCTCACCATCGCCGCCACCTGGATGGAGGTCTTTATCACCAATGCCCCCTGGAGCTGGGGCGGCGCCGGGCTGCGGGTCTACTCCTTGGGGGTGAGTTTTCAGGTAGGGGCCGTGCTGTTGACCGGCTGCCTAGGCGGCAAAACCGCCGCCGCCCTGTCCCAAATCGCCTACCTCACCCTGGGACTCTTGCTCTTTCAGGTATTTGAATTGCAGGTCTTTACCCAGGGGGGCGGCTTAGCCTATGTGCGAGAACCGAGTTTTGGCTATCTCGTCGGCTTTGTCCCCGCCGCCTGGATTTGTGGGTACCTGGCCTTCCGCGATGCCCCTAAACTAGAAACATTAGCCTTGAGTAGTGTGTCTGGTCTCACGGCAATCCATGGCTGCGGGGTGCTCTACCTCTGTATTGCCTACGGATTTGGCTGGATAGGGAATCCCTCCCTATCTTTCCTGCAAGCTGTCGCCACCTATTCCCTATGGCCACTGCCAGGACAATTGGTCGTCGCCTGTGCCGTGGCGGTGATCGCCTTCATCGCCCGGCGCTTACTGTTCTATTAG
- the lspA gene encoding signal peptidase II: MRVRNRLFWVAAAIGLALDQLTKYWVVRSFQLTDPPDSLPLWPGVFHFTYVTNTGAAFSLFADNGDWLRWLSLLVSLGLIVLGWRVTLANRWEQAGYGLILSGALGNGIDRMVAGEVVDFLDFRLIGFPIFNVADVCINLGIACLLIAALKHPNGNGTAKQRPRR; the protein is encoded by the coding sequence ATGAGAGTGCGAAACCGACTGTTTTGGGTGGCAGCAGCCATTGGCCTAGCCCTCGATCAGCTGACGAAGTATTGGGTCGTTCGCAGTTTTCAGTTAACCGATCCGCCAGACAGCCTGCCCCTTTGGCCTGGGGTGTTTCATTTCACCTATGTCACCAACACCGGTGCCGCCTTTAGTTTATTCGCCGACAATGGCGATTGGCTGCGCTGGCTATCGCTGTTAGTCAGTCTCGGCTTAATTGTCTTAGGCTGGCGGGTGACGCTGGCCAACCGCTGGGAACAAGCAGGGTATGGATTGATTCTCAGTGGCGCGCTGGGCAATGGCATTGACCGCATGGTGGCCGGTGAGGTGGTCGATTTCTTAGATTTCCGCCTGATTGGGTTTCCCATCTTCAATGTGGCGGATGTCTGCATTAACCTAGGTATCGCCTGTTTACTGATTGCCGCCTTAAAACACCCCAACGGCAATGGCACTGCCAAGCAAAGACCCCGCCGTTAA
- the psaD gene encoding photosystem I reaction center subunit II PsaD produces the protein MAETLTGKTPVFGGSTGGLLTRAAVEEKYAITWTSTKQQVFEMPTGGAAIMHEGENLLYLARKEQCLALGTQLRSKFKPKIEDYKIYRIYPNGETQYVHPADGVFPEKVNEGREYNGKIDRNIGANPDPATVKFSGKAPYEV, from the coding sequence ATGGCAGAAACTCTGACTGGCAAAACTCCCGTGTTTGGTGGCAGTACTGGTGGTCTCCTGACTAGAGCTGCCGTTGAAGAAAAATATGCGATTACCTGGACTAGCACGAAGCAGCAGGTATTTGAAATGCCGACCGGTGGAGCCGCCATCATGCATGAAGGCGAGAATTTGCTCTATCTGGCCCGCAAAGAGCAATGCCTGGCGTTGGGGACCCAACTGCGCTCCAAATTTAAGCCCAAGATTGAAGACTACAAAATCTATCGCATCTATCCCAACGGTGAGACCCAATATGTCCATCCCGCCGATGGGGTCTTCCCTGAGAAGGTGAACGAAGGCCGCGAATACAACGGTAAGATTGACCGGAACATTGGCGCTAATCCTGATCCAGCCACGGTTAAGTTCAGCGGTAAGGCTCCCTACGAAGTGTAG